The Methanohalophilus portucalensis DNA window CGATGGAGTTTACACATACCTTGTAAATATTGCCCAAAAAGCCTGTGATCATAGGTCTAAAATCCTTAATAATCTGGACGTTCCCTCTTATCGAAAATCTCTCTACGAAAAAGGTATTATTGTTACCTATGGAGATGTTCTGAAACAATTTGGGAAAATTCCTAACAATCCTTCACATCAACAACAATTGTATCCAATACTTGATGAAATCAATAAAAACAATAAACCGATATTGCTGTCAGCACTTGTAGTAAACAAAGAGGAATACCTTCCTAGTGAACAATTTTTCAAAAAATGGACAAACAATTCGTGGGAATCGGAATTAGAAAAAATCTGGGATTCTTACTGCGATGAAAATGGTGGCTTTTAATACACTTTAGATGAAAGTTATAGTTTGATGCGGATATGATGGGAGCTGCACAATTCCGTAGTAGCCCTGTTTCAAGAATTGTCTCGGTTGCGGCACCAAAGTACCCATTGGAGCACATTTTTGTGGCCATTGCGGGACCAAACTTGACTGAGAATCTAAAACTGAAGATACGTAAATAGATGATGGGAAATTAAGGAAAATGTTCAATAAATTAGCCGAAAATAATTGCTTTAAAAAAGCAGCAGTTAATCGTAATTCTCCCTGCTTCATTATCCATTTTTTATTTTTCAATGAAAATATACTATATTAGGTGTAAATTTATTCGTAAAAATTAGACCATATGAAAATTAATTATTTTTCACTACAGACCAAAAGAAAGCCCATAAATACAATGATTATATTATTTGTTTAAACTGGAATTTATTTTAAATCTGGTCTAAATAACGGCTTAAAAATAAGATTGCAATATCATCCATTCCATTGTCTAGGAGATATAAGTATGACAAAAGAACAGCAGCCGATTGCAGTGGATGAAGCTTATATAATTCGAGATAATCAGTTTTGGTATAATGACTGCTCATTTGCTGATTTTGTGAGAGATAAAGCAGCCATTGTTGTAAATATAAGTGGTCTTGGGATACGCACTCTTGAGCATGCTGAACGAGGAATCGATGGACGTTTAACATCCTCATATAAAATCCCACCTGTTGATCAGAGATGGTGGAAAGCACATCGTGGTGAAGCTGTTCGACTGGAGTTACTAAGTATTGAAAATGAAGGGGTGAAACCATCCACATTTCCTCTTCATGTTGCCAGAGAAACTGAATTTTACCAAGGTTACATCCGTTTCAAGATGTCCGTGACCAATAAGAGCTCCAGCCTTATTGCAGACGTAGTTCTTGATTTTACTTTTGATGAAAAACTCTTGAATATTGCCGATTATGGTGAATATCCTGTGAAGAACGGGAAAATCATATTGGGAAATATCTATGGAGGCAAATCTAAGTCAATTGCCATTCTTTTCGACCCATTGACCTGTACCAAAGCTGCAGATATTAACTGTCATATTATTTATGCAGACCATGAAGGCAGAATGTCTTCAACCTTCATGAAGCCTAAAGAAATCAGTGTGATCTGCCCCATCATGAAGACTGAATCCGATATTAATATCGGAAGACTCAAGGAGTTCATTGCGAATCTTCCAACAAAGGACAGTCGTGTTTACGAAATTAAGAGTGGATTCAACATCGACAAATTAACTTCTCTTGCTCGGGAAGTCGTGGAAAAGTATGATGTTCGCCATGTTCGTAATCTCCACACACGTGATGGAAAAATCTGTGAGATCTGGTATTATGGAAACACAAAAGTTACAAAAGATGCAATCGTCATCAAAATCTCTGTTTCCACGGAATATTCTACGATGGAACTGTTTGCTGCCACTAGAAATGCAGAAACACTCACTGGTCTACTTGCTGAAATTGGTCGTGATCTGAAAAATGCAGTTGAATCAAAAACAAGTGGTAAAGGCGGGATTATTAATGTCACCATAAAGGATTCGATTGTTCAACGCAGTAATTTGCTGGATATGTGCGACATTGATGGCACATGTGACGTTAACATTGTCATCGAGGATTCCGTAGTCGAACGCACTAGCATTGCCACAGTGAATGAAGAAGTAAAGCATCTTCACAGGGAAAAAGAAGAACTTGAGTGGCAAAGAAGAGAGGTTGAGAAGAGAAAAGTTCAGGAAACTGCTCGTCTGAAAATACCCGAAGAAAAGGAGATCACGATAAAGGATGCAAAAAGAAAGCGCACGCATTCTGCTTATTCATCTCAAAAAGTAAAATCTTCATCCCATTCAACACAACTACAAAGCCTGTCTCCCCAAAAAAAGTCAGGCAAAAAAGTGTTGATATCTTTATTGTTCATACTTTTGCTCGGTGGCCTCTGGATGGGGCTAGGTGGCAGTGAAAATTCAACTACAATAAATTCACAAAATATGGATGATTTGGATGTGGTTTCTTTTACGAACACAGTAGAATCTGATGAAGATTCGACTTCTTCCAGTTTGGAAAATGCGGGTAATGAGCATAATACGATTTCATATGATGTTGCGGATTTTAAAACCTACACCAACTCCATAGGCATGGAATTCGTGCTCATTCCTGCAGGTGAATTTATGATGGGTTCTCCTGAAGATGAAGAGGGACGAGAAAATAATGAAGGCCCAATTCATAAAGTGACCATCGAGAAAGCTTACTATCTTGGTAAATACGAAATAACTCGAGAACAATGGTTTGAAGTTATGGGTGATACTTCTTCGAATATTAGTAAACCCAATTACCCAATAGTAGATATTTCATGGTATGAGGTTCAAAATTTCATTAAAAAATTAAATGAAAAAGAAGAAACAAACAGGTACCGTCTCCCTACAGAGGCAGAATGGGAGTATGCATGTAGGGCTAATACAAAAACTAAGTACTATTTTGGAGATGATGAAAATAAACTTTCAGGGTATACTGAATTATTGGGAGGAAGATATCAAGTTGGAAGAAAAAAACCTAATCCATGGGGGTTGTACGATATGCATGGCAATGTTTGGGAGTGGGTACAAGATGATTATCATAAAAATTATGTAAATGCTCCAAATAGTACTATTGCTTGGAAAAGTAAAAATAGTAATTTCAAAGTGATACGTGGTGGTGCTAGTGGCCTATTGCCCAACCATTATAGGTCTGCAGTACGTACTGGTGAGAAAAGCGGCTCAAATTATTGCAATTTAGGATTTCGACTTGTTATGGAGTCGTGATTGATATTTATAGTTTTAATTACAGTGGCAACATCAATCATTTTCTGAAAATAAAAAAATGGTAGATTTATTCAACCAGAGTTAGTTTTAATTATTTCTGGAATCTTGTGAATAAAGTTCTTGATTATATCATCCTATCCTTTGACACAAAATTTACTAACAAGTGATTAATTTATAAATAATGGTCAAATGCACCGACGATTAAGCACTTTTATTTGCTTCTTCATTCTGTGAGTCAAAAATTCAGGGGAGTGTGTAGACAAGATAATTTTCAATAACATCCCTTATCTGCTACTCTAGTATAAATTTACCATAATGAGTGAACAAGAAGGTCATTATTCAAAGCTATAATTTCATTTCGTTCATTAAGGATATTTGCATATTCATCTTTGTGGAATTCATCACCATCTTTTTCAAAGAGCATCCCTTCAATTAAGTAGACTTTTTCGTGTAAAAAACCAAAAATGTTTATAACCCACATCTATATATTATGAAAATGCGCGTTTGTCAAAATTGTGAAAAACACGTGGGTTCAAACGGATTTTGTACCGACTGTATGTCATATGATTATGTTAAAAGTGTGTGTAGACCAAAACCAAAGAAGATTTTTAAACCAAAAAATAAACCCAAAAAACCCAAAGAATCAGCAGAAGCACATTTTAAAAGAACTGAACGTTTAATAGAGGAAGCAGAAATCCTTTTAAGAAAATCTGAGGCACAAAGAAAATCATCAAAATAACAGAAGACAATCTTTGTAACCTTTCTGTTATACATCAATTCCAAAATGGAACGAAATGGTTTACATTTAATCATTTCAATTTCGAATATTATTGTCATCTGCAAACATCAAAATTTCATATTCCAATTTCATTTTGAAGTAATATAGATATTTTATTGGTATTGATACGCTCTATAGATGATATTTTCTGTTCAAATAAGGAAAATCAATTTTGGCTCTAATATTAATAAAAAAGTATAATCCAAAATATTTATCATGTTTGATAAATAGACATCAGCTGATATTATTCAAAAAAGTGATCGACATGGAAATTGATTTTGGAAATCGAAAACATATTCTTTGCAAATATACATATCTTGAAAACCATCCAGATACAGTATTTGATGAATTGATTTATGCAGATAATTATCATTTTCTCCTATGATAAGAAACAACTTTTAACATTTGCACAAATTTAAAAATTGATACATATGAACTCAGTGTCTCTAATCCATCTAACAATAAAAAATAGCAGCAGTTGATGAGCTAAAACAATCACTATTACACCAGGTATTAATGGAAAACAAATGGACATGTTGAAAGTATAATCAAGGAGAAAACAAATGAGTAAAGACGACCACAAGATAGACGCAGATGATCGGAACATTTTCGATGTGCTCAATGAACGCAAATACACAGTCGATTACTTTCAAAGAGAATACAGCTGGGAACAAAAGCACATGGAGCAACTCATTACTGACCTGACTTCCACCTTTCTCGATGTTTACACAGAAGGAGATCCCAGAACAGCAGTCGAACATTATAACAACTATTATTTAGGTCCTTTTGTGGTCAGCAGCAAGAATAGTATGAAAAGTATAATCGACGGACAGCAACGATTAACCTCCTTAACACTGTTTCTTATATACCTCAACCATATACAGAAGGAGCTCGGCATGAGTGAATCAATTGAGTCCCTGGTATTCTCTGAAAAATATGGACAGAAATCTTTTAATATTCAGGTACCTGAACGCCAGGCTTGCCTTGAAAAGCTCTTTATTAAAGGCTGGTATGAAATTCAACCCGAAGATGATGAATCGACCATCAACATGGTAGAACGTTATTCTAATATTGAGCAAGCTTTCCCTGAGGAGATAAAAGGTACAGCTTTCCCCTACTTCCTTGACTGGCTGAAATACAACGTGATACTTGTAGAAATCACAGCTTACTCTGATGACAATGCCTACACTATTTTCGAGTCAATGAACGACAGGGGATTGAACCTAACATCTACTGAAATGCTCAAAAGTTACATCCTTTCACGCTTTAGTGATCAAACAGATCGGGCGAAAGCCAATCGTTTTTGGAAAGAATCAATACAGAAACTTCACAAACATAACAAAGATGAAGATCATCAATTCTTTCAGTCTTGGCTTAGGAGCCAATATGCCGATACAATACGTCAGGGTAAAATGGGATCTTCAAATGAAGATTTTGAGAAGATTGGGACTCGTTTCCACAGTTGGGTTCGTGATAATCTTTCAAAAATGAAACTCAACCCAGAATCGCCGGATGATTTCCGAGAATTTGTACATATAGAGATGAAATATTACCTGAAAGCATATTTGAATATTCTAGATGCACAAAAAGAAGAGAAAAAAGGATGGGAGCACGTTTTTTATATTAAACACTGGGGAATCGCTCCCTCTCTTGCTTTTCCACTGATGCTTGCTCCACTGAAATCAACCGATTCTCCAGACATTACACGTCAAAAAATAAATGAAGTAGCTCGTTACATTGAAACTTTCACTGTTAAACGTTCCGTCAATTTCCGGAAATTTGGTGCTAGCTCAATCCGCTACACAATGTATACTCTGGTGAAAGAACTTAGAGGAAAAGAACTTGACTCTCTGAGATTATGTTTGCAGAATAAACTCAGTGAAATGGATGAATCATGGGATGGAATCGCTCATTTCAGGATGCATGGACAGAATCGTAGATTTATTAAGTTCCTATTATCTCGGATTACTGGATTTATTGAGCAGCAATCAGGCTATTCTACAAATTTCTCGACATATTACATCAATAATGGATCAAAGCCCTATGAGGTAGAGCATATTTGGGCAGATAAATTTGTGGAACACCGAGATGAGTTTGAGCAACAACATGAATTCGAAAGATACCGTAATCATATAGGAGATCTAGTACTGTTGCCACAAGGTACGAACCAATCTTACGGAGATAAGCCTTACTCTGAAAAACTCGAACACTACTTAAAGGAAAATTTGCTGGTCAAATCTTTGCACCCCAAAGCATATGAAAACAATCCCAATTTTGTTAGTGCTACTCATAAATTGGAAATTAATTTCAAGCCACACAAATCATTCACCAAGAAGGATATTGATGAAAGACAAGCATTGATTCAGAATATTTGTGAGGTGATATGGGGAGATGGAGAGAGATCCTGATGATATGAATGAAACTGGAACCAGAACCTAATATATGGTCCTGCACTGAAAGGAGTAGATAGGGTTTGTCAAGGCAAGTCGCATGCTTTCTGTATTACAATATCAATTAGGTATAATATTGAAATTGGTAACCATCATGGTGAACCTGTAATTGCAGATTGCATGATGGTATTTTGTAACACTAAAATATGGAATTTTAATTGCTGCAGGGATCGATTTTGGTGGAACAAGGAAGACCAAAAACCCCTATCGAATCATATATTTGAGACAATAATTTTATATTTCGGGATATAATGAATTCAAAAATAGACACACTAAGCAATCTACTTCCAAAAGTTGCTGATATATTCATTTCTGAAAATCCAGTAATCTATGTAGGTACCGATTCTGTTATGGTAATCGGTGACATTCATGGTGACTTAAAAGCCCTTGATCTCATTCTAAAAATGCAAAAGAAAATCAATTGTGAAAGAATGATTTTTCTCGGGGATTATATTGATCGTGGACCTAATTCTGTTGAAGTTTTGAATAAGCTGTTTAGATTAAAAATTGCAGACCCAGATAAAATAATTCTACTTAGGGGCAACCATGAAACTGCAGAAATGAACTATTGTGGTGGATTTTATGATGAACTCGGAAGAGATGATTCATTGTTTGTCCTGGCAAATCATGTATTTGAAGAGATGCCAATAGCTGCAATAATCTTTAATCGAATATTTTGTGTGCATGGAGGAATTCCGGGGTCTCAAAAAATACATAGCATAGAAAAGTATCATTCATTTGAATATATCTGGAATGATCCATCTGAATTAAATGGGATGCATTCGTCTGCAAGAGGCGATGATATCAAGGAATATGGGCCTGATATCACTTCGGATTTTCTGCAAATCAATGGGTTGGAATTGATTATAAGAGGCCATAGCGCTCTAAAAGAGGGATACAAATGGTATTTCAATGAAAAATTGCTATCGCTTTTTTCAACCCCAAATTATCGTAGTCTATTCAATGTTGCGGCATTTGCAGTAATTAAAGATGAGAACACGAAGATAGTTGTATTCGGAACTTCAGACGGAAATGATTACTCTTTATTAGATTCAGTTTAACTTTGCTCTGATAGAAAAATGCCTTTCTGTTGTAAATCGGCCAATTGATACTACAAATAAATAGAAATCAACGTATATGATTGATTATGCCTTTCAAGAATGAATAAATTTTTCTTCAAAATGCAGTTTGTCGAATCAGAAAAAGTGATTACTCGCTTTTCCTCTTCTAAGAACCGTAAGTTAAAGTTTCACTTATCTGAATATTATCTATTGTCATATCACACATATTTAGATCAAGTAATTTTAATTAGATTTTCCACATTTCCAACCTCTCCTAACATGAGAATTCAAACTAAAAGGTTTACCAGATTTAACATCCTGCTTCATAGAATGCAAGGTGCCTTAAGAAAAACCATTTTCTTCCATTCAGAACAAGGCATATCAAGAACATTCTGGCTATAACCCTCTGAAATAGCCCTTTTAACCTCGCAGCAGAATTAATAAAATACTGTGACATGCACTTCTCAAAATTCGTGTATATGAATACATTACGTGCAAGACGAAAACCTTTATATTTAAAGACCGCTAATTTACTTATACTAATGAATATTGCTTTGACCATCAAAGCAGGTTCGGCTTTTGACTTGTACTGTGCGGGGCAATCTCGCCCGAGGCTTTCTATTTCCAGGCCAATATCTATTTTGATATATTATCCAATGAGATTTTTAGGGATGTATCAAATTCATAATATACTTTTACATAATAATCTTTTTTTGAGCATGCTTAATTATATATCTATTGTCGCCCAAACTTTTAGACGTACATAATTTGTGGGAGGTGAATGGAAATGGTAAAATGTGGAGTTTGTGGTGGTGATGCACCAAGACAACCAAATGTCACAGAAGATGGGAAATGTGACCTTTGTGGAAAGAAGTTTGTTCTTGAAGAAGAAAAGAAGCAGAAGGACTGAATGGGATATAAGTTCTTGGACTTATATTTTTAAGAATAAACCCACATGAATCAGGGAAAGCAAGAATGCCAAAAAGGATAGAGGGTTAGGTTTATTTACCTGATTCATTGCTCATTTACTTAGATCTCACTTAATCAAATTCTTTTTCATCCAGATAAGCAAGTTGAATATGTATGACTTTTTGGTTCCACTCCTATAAAGAACCAGATTGATGCATTTGGTGACTATGATGTTATATGTTGTTAGATCAAAGTGCTGTGCAGGGATAGTTGCATACTTTAATCTATCTCTTACTTTATTGTATATCGATTCGTGTTTATTTCTTATAAATAAGTCTTGGAATAGGGCTCTGTAGAAACCCTTTCCTCTCACTTCCACTAATACAATACGATTTTTTTCAAATTAAATCACTTCTTAAAAATACAATGAAGCCCCTCCCTCTACTGAAAATTTCAAATAGCAAAACTTATACAACTTACCATCAATCATTTGCTGGAAAAATAAAATATGAAAGGGGTACTAAAAATTGGGAGATATTAAACTCAATCCTTCACAATCACAGGCAGTTGATTATACAGATGGACCACTTCTCATACTCGCAGGTCCTGGTTCTGGCAAAACCCTGACCATTACGGAAAAAGTCGTAAACCTTGTGGATGAAGGATTTTCTCCTGAACGCATACTTGCCCTGACATTCTCTGAAAAGGCCGCAGGAGAGATGGAGGAGAGAATTGAAAACCGCATTGGAGAATCCAGCGCAATTACAGTATCCACCTTTCATTCCTACTGCAATGATTTGCTCAAGGAGTTCTCCCTCTATGTTGGCATTAATCAGGGTACCAGACTGATTTCACAGGAACATTCCCATGTCTGGGGAATAAACAATATCGACTCCTTTGGTTTTGAGAACATTGCGATTCCCAACAGACCCTATGATCTCATCACAAGCCTGCTGGAGGGTGTGTCTCAGTTACATGACCATCTGGTAGGTCCGCAGGAATTGCAGGATTTTGTCACGCGAAAGCTGGATGAAACCGTTGATGAAGAAGAAAGGGATGAACTGCTCAAACTTGCCGACATTGCCAGGTTCTATTCACATTACCAGCAGTACAAAAGGGACCATAATTTCATGGATTACGATGACATGATCACAATGACATGTCGCCTGCTGGAAAACAATGAAGTTGTTCGAAATCAGATTCGAAACAGATATGATTACGTCCTGGTAGATGAATTTCAGGATACAAATTATGCCCAGCTTTATCTTATCAATCTAATTGCTGATGGCACAAATCTTACCTGTGTTGCTGATGATGACCAGTGCATCTACAGATTCAGGGGTGCCTATCTTTCCAATATCAAACAACTGCAGGATTACTATGCATCCCTTGAGAAAATACCCCTGGATCGCAATTACAGGTCCAGCTCACAGATAGTACAATTATCCCAGCAATTGATTGCAACAAACCCGGAAAGGGAAGATAAGACTCTGCATTCCCACAATGGCGATGGGGAGAAAATAAAGGTAGTAAAATCCCCGGATGATTCCAGTGAGGCTCAATGGGTTGCAGATGAGATTCAGCGGCTGATTGAAGAAGAGGATATTACTCCTGAAGAGATCTTTGTACTTACCAGGAAACGTGCTGATGGGAAAAAGTACAGTGATGCATTGAAAGGCAAAATGATCCCTGTGGAATATGTGGGCAATCTGCAGCTTAAAAATTACCCTATTGTACAGGAAGCCCTGGCCTACATGCATATTGTCGCTGATCCTTTCAACAATGGAATTGCTTTTGCTAAAGTGTTTGCAAGGGAAGGAGTAAGTGAACATGACCTCCAGAAGATCAATACTGTTGCAAAAAAACTCAGCCGGGAAACGGAACTGGAAGGGGACGGAATCTATTCTGTGCTGCAACACCATCTGGATGATGTCCCTATAATCCAAAAGGCACTTGTCAAATCCATCCTTGCCAGGCTCAATGAACTTATCGATTACAGGAAGAATCACCTGCCCTCTGATACTGTGAAGTATCTGTTATCCGAGAAAACCGACCTATACAGGGCCCAGTTGCTTGCAGATACCCTAGCTTCCAGAAGGAATATTCATATCCTCAATTCCCTGACCAGTATGGTACAAGATCTGGAACTTGTGGACGGGGGTTCTGAATTTGCCAGGGCTGTTGAATATCTGGAACTTGTTTTCAATCTGGATATCGGGGATGAGGAAACCAGTGAGGAAAATACTGTTAAAGTCATGACCATCCATCAATCAAAGGGTAAGGAAGCAAAGGTTGTCTTTGTCTGTGATATGGCTGACCGCCATCTTCCCCTGAGATTCACCAAAAAGCAATTCCGTGTTCCCCGGGAACTTGAGAAAGGTGTGCAGAGGGATGTGGAGGATAAAATCCTGCATCTGGAGGAAGAGCGCAGGCTGGCCTATGTAGCCATGACCCGGTCCAGGGAAAAACTGTATCTCACATTTCCTGAAAAATATGCAGGCAACAAACGAGGTATTAAGCCCAGTGAGTTTGTCACCCAGTTAGATTATGAATCCAATCCCCTGATTGAATACATTGAAACTGACA harbors:
- a CDS encoding formylglycine-generating enzyme family protein, producing MTKEQQPIAVDEAYIIRDNQFWYNDCSFADFVRDKAAIVVNISGLGIRTLEHAERGIDGRLTSSYKIPPVDQRWWKAHRGEAVRLELLSIENEGVKPSTFPLHVARETEFYQGYIRFKMSVTNKSSSLIADVVLDFTFDEKLLNIADYGEYPVKNGKIILGNIYGGKSKSIAILFDPLTCTKAADINCHIIYADHEGRMSSTFMKPKEISVICPIMKTESDINIGRLKEFIANLPTKDSRVYEIKSGFNIDKLTSLAREVVEKYDVRHVRNLHTRDGKICEIWYYGNTKVTKDAIVIKISVSTEYSTMELFAATRNAETLTGLLAEIGRDLKNAVESKTSGKGGIINVTIKDSIVQRSNLLDMCDIDGTCDVNIVIEDSVVERTSIATVNEEVKHLHREKEELEWQRREVEKRKVQETARLKIPEEKEITIKDAKRKRTHSAYSSQKVKSSSHSTQLQSLSPQKKSGKKVLISLLFILLLGGLWMGLGGSENSTTINSQNMDDLDVVSFTNTVESDEDSTSSSLENAGNEHNTISYDVADFKTYTNSIGMEFVLIPAGEFMMGSPEDEEGRENNEGPIHKVTIEKAYYLGKYEITREQWFEVMGDTSSNISKPNYPIVDISWYEVQNFIKKLNEKEETNRYRLPTEAEWEYACRANTKTKYYFGDDENKLSGYTELLGGRYQVGRKKPNPWGLYDMHGNVWEWVQDDYHKNYVNAPNSTIAWKSKNSNFKVIRGGASGLLPNHYRSAVRTGEKSGSNYCNLGFRLVMES
- a CDS encoding DUF262 domain-containing protein, which encodes MSKDDHKIDADDRNIFDVLNERKYTVDYFQREYSWEQKHMEQLITDLTSTFLDVYTEGDPRTAVEHYNNYYLGPFVVSSKNSMKSIIDGQQRLTSLTLFLIYLNHIQKELGMSESIESLVFSEKYGQKSFNIQVPERQACLEKLFIKGWYEIQPEDDESTINMVERYSNIEQAFPEEIKGTAFPYFLDWLKYNVILVEITAYSDDNAYTIFESMNDRGLNLTSTEMLKSYILSRFSDQTDRAKANRFWKESIQKLHKHNKDEDHQFFQSWLRSQYADTIRQGKMGSSNEDFEKIGTRFHSWVRDNLSKMKLNPESPDDFREFVHIEMKYYLKAYLNILDAQKEEKKGWEHVFYIKHWGIAPSLAFPLMLAPLKSTDSPDITRQKINEVARYIETFTVKRSVNFRKFGASSIRYTMYTLVKELRGKELDSLRLCLQNKLSEMDESWDGIAHFRMHGQNRRFIKFLLSRITGFIEQQSGYSTNFSTYYINNGSKPYEVEHIWADKFVEHRDEFEQQHEFERYRNHIGDLVLLPQGTNQSYGDKPYSEKLEHYLKENLLVKSLHPKAYENNPNFVSATHKLEINFKPHKSFTKKDIDERQALIQNICEVIWGDGERS
- a CDS encoding metallophosphoesterase; this translates as MNSKIDTLSNLLPKVADIFISENPVIYVGTDSVMVIGDIHGDLKALDLILKMQKKINCERMIFLGDYIDRGPNSVEVLNKLFRLKIADPDKIILLRGNHETAEMNYCGGFYDELGRDDSLFVLANHVFEEMPIAAIIFNRIFCVHGGIPGSQKIHSIEKYHSFEYIWNDPSELNGMHSSARGDDIKEYGPDITSDFLQINGLELIIRGHSALKEGYKWYFNEKLLSLFSTPNYRSLFNVAAFAVIKDENTKIVVFGTSDGNDYSLLDSV
- a CDS encoding ATP-dependent helicase, whose amino-acid sequence is MGDIKLNPSQSQAVDYTDGPLLILAGPGSGKTLTITEKVVNLVDEGFSPERILALTFSEKAAGEMEERIENRIGESSAITVSTFHSYCNDLLKEFSLYVGINQGTRLISQEHSHVWGINNIDSFGFENIAIPNRPYDLITSLLEGVSQLHDHLVGPQELQDFVTRKLDETVDEEERDELLKLADIARFYSHYQQYKRDHNFMDYDDMITMTCRLLENNEVVRNQIRNRYDYVLVDEFQDTNYAQLYLINLIADGTNLTCVADDDQCIYRFRGAYLSNIKQLQDYYASLEKIPLDRNYRSSSQIVQLSQQLIATNPEREDKTLHSHNGDGEKIKVVKSPDDSSEAQWVADEIQRLIEEEDITPEEIFVLTRKRADGKKYSDALKGKMIPVEYVGNLQLKNYPIVQEALAYMHIVADPFNNGIAFAKVFAREGVSEHDLQKINTVAKKLSRETELEGDGIYSVLQHHLDDVPIIQKALVKSILARLNELIDYRKNHLPSDTVKYLLSEKTDLYRAQLLADTLASRRNIHILNSLTSMVQDLELVDGGSEFARAVEYLELVFNLDIGDEETSEENTVKVMTIHQSKGKEAKVVFVCDMADRHLPLRFTKKQFRVPRELEKGVQRDVEDKILHLEEERRLAYVAMTRSREKLYLTFPEKYAGNKRGIKPSEFVTQLDYESNPLIEYIETDKLQDTETVTTESPLKGKQDEYLRLLNMYAGQGQMKQALEALVVLAQLKEIENKGNLAVFDIEEFLKITPKEMGELEALVNEDLPPLVDSDMRFSASKIRQYMECPLKFKYSNVLNIPIPQKTFFQTGTDVHSVFEQLCRHKMQGESIDMELANRILDKTWDGSVFDSETHEQQELERVRQMLEYWFEFEESNVNETIAVEEKFNLKLDGAQFGGVIDRIDQTPAGDYIVIDYKTSKSPLSKNKMPEDVQLALYCQAVRERYGKYPVKAGLMYVNPKVRDLRLMDVDEAQINSVLDGVRGIVADIKAEDFEVKEEPNCYFCDYKGICEWYNHQ